A single region of the Halopiger xanaduensis SH-6 genome encodes:
- a CDS encoding geranylgeranyl reductase family protein, whose amino-acid sequence MYDFVVVGVGPAGARFSRRAAEKGYDVLAVEQGTIGTPLACSGHVSTDIWEFTGAGARDELFQNEIYGARFHVGGPQSDAYPFYKREVASNVIDRVGLDRHLAELAREAGADVREEHTVTDVREHHDRVEVVANSPDGVVTHEARMVAGCDGPRSRVRDELELPEPDELLHGVLAFSEEADDQDFVDVHLTPPTFFAWRIPRGDAGVEYGLAAPPGVHVNKHFEELIDGYEVDVSHRCSGAIPIGPADRVTSRRGFLIGDAAAQTKPFTGGGILYGMTCADHAAREIDPQRPTTLSAYERAWRDDLAREQELAHWIRRAYSLPEPVQRIGLGALSGEIGVHMDRPTSLLSADHLRAMLARVWR is encoded by the coding sequence ATGTACGATTTCGTCGTTGTCGGCGTCGGCCCTGCCGGGGCGCGCTTCTCGCGGCGGGCCGCCGAGAAGGGCTACGACGTGCTGGCGGTAGAGCAGGGGACGATCGGCACCCCGCTGGCCTGCTCGGGCCACGTCAGCACCGACATCTGGGAGTTTACCGGCGCCGGCGCCCGCGATGAGCTCTTTCAGAACGAGATCTACGGCGCCCGATTCCACGTCGGCGGGCCGCAAAGCGACGCCTATCCCTTCTACAAGCGCGAAGTCGCCTCGAACGTTATCGACCGCGTCGGCCTGGATCGCCACCTCGCGGAACTCGCTCGCGAGGCCGGCGCGGACGTCCGCGAGGAACACACCGTCACCGACGTGCGCGAACACCACGACCGCGTCGAGGTCGTCGCGAACAGCCCCGACGGCGTCGTCACCCACGAGGCCCGCATGGTCGCCGGCTGCGACGGCCCGCGCTCGAGAGTTCGGGACGAACTCGAGTTGCCCGAACCCGACGAACTGCTCCACGGCGTGCTCGCGTTTTCCGAGGAAGCGGACGACCAGGACTTCGTCGACGTCCACCTCACTCCGCCGACGTTCTTCGCGTGGCGCATCCCCCGCGGCGACGCCGGCGTAGAGTACGGACTGGCGGCCCCGCCGGGCGTGCACGTGAACAAGCACTTCGAGGAGTTGATCGACGGCTACGAGGTCGACGTCTCCCACCGCTGTTCGGGCGCGATCCCGATCGGGCCGGCGGATCGGGTCACCTCGAGACGCGGCTTCCTCATCGGCGACGCGGCCGCCCAGACCAAGCCGTTCACCGGCGGCGGCATCCTCTACGGCATGACCTGCGCCGACCACGCCGCCCGCGAGATCGATCCCCAGCGGCCGACGACGCTTTCGGCCTACGAGCGCGCCTGGCGCGACGACTTAGCGCGTGAGCAGGAACTGGCCCACTGGATTCGCCGCGCCTACTCGCTGCCCGAACCTGTCCAGCGGATCGGCCTGGGCGCGCTGTCGGGCGAGATCGGCGTCCACATGGACCGGCCGACCTCGCTGCTCTCGGCGGACCACCTCCGCGCGATGCTCGCGCGGGTGTGGCGCTAG
- a CDS encoding PIN domain-containing protein has protein sequence MSTGTPNGTGPETGARVALDTSALMMPVELDVRLFDELDRLLEEFEPTAPQAVVEELRRLAEKGGTEGTAANVGHDLAIERCLVVDTEASYADDALVELAREGNVDYVVTNDRPLRDRVLEASVPVIALRGRNKLAITQP, from the coding sequence ATGAGTACGGGGACGCCGAACGGAACCGGACCTGAAACCGGCGCGCGGGTCGCGCTCGACACGAGCGCACTCATGATGCCGGTCGAACTCGACGTGCGCCTGTTCGACGAACTCGACCGGCTGCTCGAGGAGTTCGAGCCGACCGCGCCCCAGGCCGTCGTCGAAGAATTACGCCGCCTCGCCGAGAAAGGCGGCACGGAAGGCACGGCCGCCAACGTCGGCCACGACCTGGCGATCGAACGCTGTCTCGTCGTCGACACGGAGGCATCGTACGCGGACGACGCCCTGGTCGAACTCGCCCGCGAGGGTAACGTCGACTACGTCGTCACGAACGACCGCCCGCTGCGCGACCGGGTGCTCGAGGCGAGCGTACCGGTAATTGCATTACGCGGGAGAAACAAGTTAGCGATCACTCAACCATAG
- a CDS encoding universal stress protein, translating to MNVLLGLGGSDESVKALRQTIDRTREAGDQLTVAVLDKPESKRSQDEMATEAEDHLEEAGIDAEIVRLEGDPGSALVDYAEQGEFDQLVIGGGTLSPMGKIQLGPITEFVLLNAPTTVKLVR from the coding sequence ATGAACGTCTTACTGGGTCTCGGGGGCAGCGACGAATCGGTGAAAGCGCTCCGGCAGACCATCGATCGGACGCGGGAGGCCGGCGACCAACTCACCGTCGCCGTCCTCGACAAACCCGAATCGAAGCGATCGCAGGACGAGATGGCGACGGAAGCCGAGGACCACCTCGAGGAGGCCGGTATCGACGCCGAGATCGTCCGCCTCGAGGGCGATCCGGGCAGCGCGCTGGTCGACTACGCCGAGCAGGGCGAGTTCGACCAGCTGGTGATCGGTGGCGGCACGCTCTCCCCGATGGGGAAGATCCAGCTCGGCCCGATCACCGAATTCGTGCTGTTGAACGCCCCGACGACCGTCAAACTCGTTCGATAA
- a CDS encoding DUF5787 family protein, whose translation MSTASEFAFELELCTHLETRREGIVARQLGASVADPGGRILDVVCVEPGPEFDDRTAITSETIPDAAIESDVGPGRAQYWKDAVPDDCHPDHARRAVDRACEIGFFERERRKGREYVRQVARYPDWYGRLVGVENKPDLGRPGDLESQLRTDVSLALVDEAILATESYVTRAHLNRIPDEVGVWRVHRDSPAGGEADDALPSLEIDVEVIREPTPLPVDEPGIEPLESRPGRTDIAVVPPAEKSRARRRIAERAYGKGWRTYEFPGCGACEPTDPADAGATLPYCEWAGRLVDANSACGPSCPGYEPAADSDEIDLEAERDRRTPWVADPTGKRRRQSGLGRFE comes from the coding sequence GTGTCGACCGCCAGCGAGTTCGCGTTCGAACTCGAGTTGTGTACCCACCTCGAGACCCGGCGGGAGGGTATCGTCGCCCGCCAGCTCGGCGCGAGCGTCGCCGATCCGGGCGGCCGAATCCTCGACGTCGTCTGCGTGGAACCGGGCCCCGAGTTCGACGACCGAACCGCCATCACGAGCGAGACGATTCCCGACGCGGCGATCGAATCCGACGTCGGTCCCGGACGGGCGCAGTACTGGAAGGACGCCGTGCCGGACGACTGCCATCCCGATCACGCGCGACGGGCAGTCGATCGAGCCTGCGAGATCGGTTTTTTCGAGCGCGAGCGCCGCAAGGGCCGCGAATACGTCCGGCAGGTCGCCCGCTACCCGGACTGGTACGGCCGGCTCGTCGGCGTCGAGAACAAACCCGACCTCGGCCGGCCGGGCGACCTCGAGTCGCAGTTGCGGACGGACGTCAGCCTCGCGCTGGTGGACGAAGCGATCCTCGCGACCGAGAGCTACGTGACGCGGGCGCACCTGAACCGGATCCCCGACGAGGTCGGCGTCTGGCGCGTCCATCGCGACTCGCCTGCCGGCGGCGAAGCCGACGACGCGCTCCCCTCGCTCGAGATCGACGTCGAGGTGATCCGCGAGCCGACGCCGCTTCCCGTCGACGAGCCCGGAATCGAACCGCTCGAGTCGCGTCCCGGCCGCACGGATATCGCCGTCGTTCCACCCGCGGAGAAGTCTCGAGCGCGGCGACGGATCGCCGAACGAGCGTACGGGAAGGGGTGGCGAACCTACGAGTTCCCGGGCTGTGGCGCCTGCGAGCCGACCGACCCGGCCGACGCCGGGGCGACGCTCCCCTACTGCGAGTGGGCGGGCCGCCTCGTCGACGCCAACTCGGCGTGTGGCCCCTCGTGTCCGGGGTACGAGCCCGCAGCCGATTCCGACGAGATCGATCTCGAGGCGGAACGCGACCGGCGAACGCCCTGGGTTGCCGACCCGACCGGCAAGCGGCGGCGCCAGTCGGGACTGGGACGATTCGAGTGA
- a CDS encoding FAD-binding oxidoreductase produces MGTIDILPGEEALANVPGSAVRSFETEFAGDVIRPADPAYDDARRVWNGMIDAYPAIVARCTGVADVVAAVTFAREQELPLTVRGGGHNVAGTAVRDGALVVDLEPMSGVRVDPDERTVRVEGGATLGDADRETQLFGLATPLGAVSQTGVAGLTLNGGYGHLSREYGLSLDNLRSVDVVTADGQVRTASADRHTDLFWGVRGSGGALGVVTSFEFDCYEVGPEVSVLFPWFHADDTEAVFERYLEWTADAPREAGVLAFTAHVPPLEEFPEERRGEPAVAMLGAYRGDPEDAEGVFEPLLTAATPIVDFSGPMPFVDLQSMLDEDYPDGLRYYWKSIYLEAVTDEVRDLMVRYNEAAPSPLSTVDLWHLDGAVAEVPRDATAFWHRDEPFMLTVEANWEEPADDDANVAWARDAIADVRALSVATGRYGNFPGLNEEDDPARATFGDNYERLVDVKTEYDPEDLFGTEASVPPRAG; encoded by the coding sequence ATGGGAACAATAGACATATTGCCCGGTGAGGAAGCGCTCGCAAACGTTCCGGGAAGCGCGGTTCGCTCGTTCGAAACCGAGTTCGCCGGCGACGTCATCCGTCCCGCGGATCCGGCGTACGACGACGCGCGGCGGGTCTGGAACGGAATGATCGACGCGTATCCCGCGATCGTCGCCCGCTGTACCGGCGTCGCCGACGTCGTCGCGGCGGTGACCTTCGCGCGCGAGCAGGAACTCCCGCTGACGGTTCGGGGCGGCGGCCACAACGTCGCGGGGACGGCCGTCCGCGACGGCGCCCTCGTCGTCGACCTCGAGCCGATGAGCGGCGTTCGCGTCGACCCCGACGAGCGGACGGTCCGGGTCGAGGGCGGGGCGACGCTTGGCGACGCCGACCGCGAGACCCAATTGTTCGGGCTCGCGACGCCGCTGGGCGCCGTCTCGCAGACCGGCGTCGCCGGGTTGACGCTCAACGGCGGCTACGGCCACCTGAGCCGCGAGTACGGCCTGTCGCTGGACAACCTCCGCTCGGTCGACGTGGTGACCGCGGACGGGCAGGTTCGAACGGCCAGCGCCGATCGACACACGGACCTCTTCTGGGGGGTTCGCGGCAGCGGCGGCGCGCTGGGCGTCGTCACGTCCTTCGAGTTCGACTGCTACGAGGTCGGCCCCGAAGTGTCCGTACTCTTCCCGTGGTTCCACGCCGACGACACGGAGGCGGTCTTCGAGCGCTACCTCGAGTGGACCGCCGACGCCCCGCGCGAGGCCGGCGTTCTCGCGTTCACCGCCCACGTGCCGCCCCTCGAGGAGTTCCCCGAGGAGCGGCGGGGCGAACCGGCCGTCGCCATGCTCGGCGCGTACCGCGGCGACCCCGAAGACGCCGAGGGGGTCTTCGAGCCGCTGCTGACGGCCGCGACGCCGATCGTCGACTTCAGCGGCCCGATGCCGTTCGTCGACCTCCAGTCGATGCTCGACGAGGACTACCCCGACGGGCTGCGCTACTACTGGAAGTCGATCTACCTCGAGGCGGTCACCGACGAGGTCCGCGACTTGATGGTCCGGTACAACGAGGCCGCACCCTCGCCGCTCTCGACGGTCGACCTCTGGCACCTCGACGGGGCGGTCGCCGAAGTGCCGCGGGACGCGACCGCGTTCTGGCACCGCGACGAGCCGTTCATGCTCACCGTCGAAGCCAACTGGGAGGAGCCGGCCGACGACGACGCGAACGTCGCCTGGGCGCGGGATGCGATCGCCGACGTGCGGGCGCTGTCGGTCGCGACCGGCCGGTACGGCAACTTCCCGGGGCTGAACGAGGAAGACGACCCCGCGCGGGCGACGTTCGGCGACAACTACGAGCGACTGGTCGACGTCAAAACCGAGTACGACCCCGAAGACCTGTTCGGAACCGAGGCGTCCGTTCCGCCGCGAGCCGGCTGA
- a CDS encoding MBL fold metallo-hydrolase: MRVTLLGTGDTTGTPTVGCDCDTCETARERGIERTRFSVHVENERTGESLLVDFSPDFRYQFLRDEVPLPDAAVITHIHFDHLDGLGNVFRVFDSLEVYAADETDPQTGKSVAETVRDDYHYLDPIDVRPTTPLEPVRICGFDVTLVPVEHPPLLCYGLAIEDPETGAKLSLSGDTSYGVPERSREALADPDLLLADAIVPARFCEHHPVGGRHEGPDGVPRTFGTKHMTREGALALADDLEAERTRLVHLAHYYPVDEAFAEPLAVDGETYVL; this comes from the coding sequence ATGCGCGTCACGCTGCTGGGCACCGGCGACACGACGGGGACGCCGACCGTCGGCTGCGACTGCGACACCTGCGAGACCGCGCGGGAGCGAGGGATAGAGCGCACCCGGTTCTCGGTCCACGTCGAAAACGAGCGTACCGGCGAGTCGCTGCTGGTCGATTTCAGCCCCGACTTTCGCTACCAGTTCCTCCGGGACGAGGTGCCGCTCCCCGACGCGGCCGTCATCACGCACATCCACTTCGACCACTTGGACGGACTGGGCAACGTCTTCCGCGTCTTCGACTCGCTCGAGGTCTACGCGGCCGACGAGACCGATCCGCAAACGGGTAAGAGCGTCGCCGAAACGGTGCGGGACGACTACCACTACCTCGATCCGATCGACGTCCGCCCGACGACGCCGCTCGAGCCGGTCCGGATCTGCGGGTTCGACGTAACGCTGGTGCCGGTCGAGCACCCGCCGCTGCTGTGCTACGGGCTCGCGATCGAGGATCCCGAGACGGGCGCGAAGCTCTCGCTATCGGGAGATACGAGCTACGGGGTTCCCGAGCGGTCCCGCGAGGCGCTCGCCGACCCCGACCTCCTGCTGGCCGACGCGATCGTCCCCGCCCGGTTCTGCGAGCACCACCCCGTCGGCGGCCGCCACGAGGGGCCCGACGGCGTCCCGCGAACCTTCGGCACGAAACACATGACTCGAGAGGGCGCGCTCGCGCTGGCCGACGACCTCGAGGCCGAGCGCACGCGGCTGGTCCACCTCGCGCACTACTACCCGGTCGACGAAGCCTTTGCGGAGCCGCTGGCGGTCGACGGCGAAACGTACGTCCTCTGA
- a CDS encoding translation initiation factor IF-2 subunit gamma, with protein MAGNQQPEVNIGLVGHVDHGKTTLVQALSGSWTDQHSEEMKRGISIRLGYADATFRHCEGLDEPECYTVEEECPDGSESEPMRTVSFVDAPGHETLMATMLSGASLMDGAVLVISANEPVPQPQTEEHLMALDIIGIDNIVIAQNKVDLVSGDQARQNYEEIQEFVEGTVAEDAPVVPVSAGQEVNLDLLIQAIEEEIPTPERDPDADPLMHVARSFDINKPGTAAEDLAGGVLGGSLVQGELEVDDEIEIRPGREVEEGGQTEYVPIETTIRSLQAGGENVDTATPGGLLGVGTGLDPSLTKGDALAGRLAGPPGSLPPTWERFTMDVDLLDRVVGAESGETVDEISTGEPLMMTVGTATTVGAVTSAREGECEVNLKRPVAAEPGAKIAINRRIGARWRLIGLGTLKE; from the coding sequence ATGGCAGGAAATCAACAACCGGAGGTGAACATCGGGCTCGTCGGTCACGTCGACCACGGCAAGACCACGCTGGTCCAGGCCTTGAGCGGCTCGTGGACCGACCAGCACAGCGAGGAGATGAAGCGTGGCATCTCCATCAGGCTCGGCTACGCGGACGCGACGTTCCGCCACTGCGAAGGCCTGGACGAACCCGAGTGTTACACCGTCGAGGAGGAGTGTCCGGACGGCTCGGAAAGCGAGCCGATGCGGACCGTTTCGTTCGTCGACGCCCCGGGTCACGAGACCCTGATGGCGACGATGCTCTCCGGCGCGTCGCTGATGGACGGCGCCGTGTTGGTCATCAGCGCCAACGAGCCCGTCCCGCAGCCCCAGACGGAAGAGCACCTGATGGCGCTCGACATCATCGGGATCGACAACATCGTCATCGCTCAGAACAAGGTCGACCTCGTCAGCGGCGATCAGGCCCGGCAGAACTACGAGGAGATCCAGGAGTTCGTCGAGGGCACCGTCGCCGAGGACGCGCCGGTCGTCCCGGTCTCCGCGGGCCAGGAGGTCAACCTCGACCTGCTGATCCAGGCGATCGAGGAGGAGATCCCGACGCCGGAGCGCGATCCCGACGCCGATCCGCTGATGCACGTCGCCCGGAGCTTCGACATCAACAAGCCCGGAACCGCCGCCGAAGATCTGGCCGGCGGCGTCCTCGGAGGCAGCCTCGTCCAGGGCGAACTCGAGGTCGACGACGAGATCGAGATCCGTCCCGGCCGCGAGGTCGAGGAGGGCGGCCAGACGGAGTACGTCCCGATCGAGACGACGATCCGCTCGCTGCAGGCCGGCGGCGAAAACGTCGACACGGCCACGCCGGGCGGCCTGCTCGGCGTCGGCACCGGCCTCGATCCGTCGCTGACGAAAGGCGACGCGCTCGCGGGTCGGCTGGCCGGGCCGCCGGGCTCGCTCCCGCCGACCTGGGAGCGCTTCACGATGGACGTCGACCTGCTCGACCGCGTCGTGGGCGCCGAAAGCGGCGAGACCGTCGACGAGATCAGCACGGGCGAACCCCTGATGATGACCGTCGGCACGGCGACGACCGTCGGGGCAGTCACCAGCGCCCGCGAAGGGGAGTGCGAAGTCAATCTCAAACGCCCCGTCGCGGCCGAACCGGGCGCGAAGATTGCGATCAACCGCCGCATCGGCGCGCGCTGGCGGCTGATCGGACTCGGGACGCTCAAGGAGTGA
- the spt4 gene encoding transcription elongation factor subunit Spt4, translated as MASDRLVCRECHRVNEPDNDTCDACNSSSLTEDWAGYVVIAHPEDSEIASEMQITEPGAYALKVR; from the coding sequence ATGGCATCCGATCGCCTCGTCTGCCGGGAGTGTCACCGCGTGAACGAACCGGACAACGACACCTGCGACGCCTGTAACTCCTCGTCGCTGACCGAGGACTGGGCGGGGTACGTCGTCATCGCCCACCCCGAAGACAGCGAGATCGCCAGCGAGATGCAGATCACGGAGCCGGGCGCGTACGCGCTGAAGGTCCGCTGA
- a CDS encoding ATP-binding protein — MSDAALDVVEFLLTTSVYSDDRTLDENDLPPSFRRVFWTGGANGGSDDGDSDDGTSRRRAGISRPLSATNSTAREATGVDQPWAAVSDLMFTERDEFSGTITLTQQEMAERWFAERADEKRLLENPTLAKHFAEHGEYGDDFDVTHEEAREQNRPIRADRVWIDGLLEEYFDDEEDEDMLDLVEVRAPEEVDITLEDLVLTEDQEAEIDKIAKAIEHRDYLSEIGLREIGKLLFVGPPGTGKTSTAQALARDMDLPFVEVKLSMITSQYLGETAKNVDKTFEVAKRLSPCILFIDEFDFVAKTRRSDEHAALKRAVNTLLKSIDNISLIEDDVLLIGATNHPDQLDDAAWRRFDEIINFPKPDYNMRADILQVITRQMKIEEFDPQLIAEATEGLTGSDLRMVLREAVLEALTEDRTTLTQEDLLNAVEEFEERDNLKNMDMIEGDHDALVAGGDIEGAASDGGHEHDHDHDH, encoded by the coding sequence ATGAGTGACGCGGCGCTCGATGTCGTAGAGTTCCTGCTCACGACGAGCGTGTATTCGGACGACAGGACGCTGGACGAGAACGATCTGCCGCCGTCGTTCCGCCGAGTTTTCTGGACCGGGGGCGCGAACGGCGGCAGCGACGACGGCGATAGCGACGACGGAACCAGCCGCCGCCGCGCCGGCATCAGTCGCCCGCTCTCGGCCACGAACAGCACGGCGCGCGAGGCGACGGGGGTCGACCAACCCTGGGCGGCCGTCTCGGACCTGATGTTCACCGAGCGCGACGAGTTCTCCGGCACGATCACCCTCACCCAACAGGAGATGGCCGAGCGGTGGTTCGCCGAGCGCGCCGACGAAAAGCGATTGCTCGAGAACCCCACCCTCGCCAAACACTTCGCTGAGCACGGCGAGTACGGGGACGACTTCGACGTTACCCACGAGGAGGCCCGCGAGCAAAACCGGCCGATCCGCGCGGATCGGGTCTGGATCGACGGCCTACTCGAGGAGTACTTCGACGACGAGGAGGACGAGGACATGCTCGACCTCGTCGAAGTCCGCGCGCCCGAGGAGGTCGACATCACGCTCGAGGACCTCGTCCTCACCGAGGATCAGGAGGCCGAGATCGACAAGATCGCGAAGGCGATCGAACACCGGGACTACCTCTCGGAGATCGGACTGCGCGAGATCGGCAAGCTGCTGTTCGTCGGGCCGCCGGGGACCGGGAAGACGTCGACCGCGCAGGCGCTGGCCCGCGACATGGACCTGCCGTTCGTCGAGGTCAAGCTCTCGATGATCACCTCGCAGTACCTCGGCGAGACGGCGAAAAACGTCGACAAGACCTTCGAAGTCGCAAAGCGACTCTCGCCGTGCATTCTGTTCATCGACGAGTTCGACTTCGTCGCCAAAACGCGGCGCAGCGACGAACACGCCGCGCTCAAACGGGCCGTGAACACCCTGCTCAAGAGCATCGACAACATCTCGCTGATCGAGGACGACGTCCTGCTGATCGGGGCGACCAACCACCCCGACCAGCTCGACGACGCCGCCTGGCGCCGCTTCGACGAGATCATCAACTTCCCCAAGCCCGACTACAACATGCGGGCCGACATCCTCCAGGTCATCACCCGCCAGATGAAAATCGAGGAATTCGACCCGCAACTCATCGCCGAGGCCACGGAGGGCCTGACCGGCAGCGACCTCCGGATGGTGCTCCGGGAGGCCGTCCTCGAGGCGCTGACCGAGGACCGGACGACCCTGACCCAGGAGGACCTCCTGAACGCGGTCGAGGAGTTCGAGGAGCGGGACAACCTGAAGAACATGGACATGATCGAGGGCGACCACGACGCCCTGGTCGCGGGCGGCGACATCGAGGGTGCTGCGAGCGACGGCGGTCACGAGCACGATCACGATCACGACCACTAA
- a CDS encoding GTP-dependent dephospho-CoA kinase family protein: MEDVEDAETAETVETDYEHLLTLPDGLRAELKEPLGPIETDAERLLADVDGALIAVGDVVTYHLLEAGRAPDVALVDERTEREAVNEDVRETITAETHLEAVNPPAEISADVIEALLEALSRDEPTTILVAGEEDLVALPAIVAAPEGASVVYGQPGEGMVHVRVTDDHRERMRALLERFEGDTERLWSLLEERDE, from the coding sequence ATCGAAGATGTCGAGGACGCCGAGACCGCCGAGACCGTCGAGACCGATTACGAGCACCTGCTGACGCTCCCCGACGGCCTCCGCGCGGAACTCAAGGAGCCGCTCGGCCCGATCGAGACCGACGCCGAGCGACTGCTGGCCGACGTCGACGGCGCGCTCATCGCCGTCGGCGACGTCGTCACTTACCACCTGCTCGAGGCCGGCCGCGCGCCGGACGTCGCGCTCGTCGACGAGCGAACCGAGCGCGAGGCGGTCAACGAGGACGTTCGCGAGACCATCACCGCCGAAACCCACCTCGAGGCGGTGAATCCGCCCGCCGAAATTTCGGCGGACGTGATCGAAGCGCTGCTCGAGGCCCTTTCCCGCGACGAGCCGACGACGATCCTCGTCGCGGGCGAGGAAGATCTGGTCGCCCTGCCGGCGATCGTCGCCGCCCCCGAGGGCGCGAGCGTCGTCTACGGCCAGCCCGGCGAGGGGATGGTCCACGTGCGCGTGACCGACGACCACCGCGAGCGGATGCGGGCGCTGCTCGAGCGCTTCGAGGGCGATACGGAGCGGTTGTGGTCGTTGCTCGAGGAGCGCGACGAGTGA
- a CDS encoding DNA-directed RNA polymerase: MYKRVRLKDTVEVPPEALGDVSPDLVKRLLQDKLEGRMDEEVGSIVSVTEVHDIGQGTVLPNEPGVYYEADFDAVTFDPQMQEVVDGTVVEVVEFGAFVGIGPVDGLLHVSQISDEYLAFDGENQRLSSNESDRALGVDDAIRTRIVTKSIDERNPRDSKIGLTAKQPGLGKHAWLEEEHEKREATTATEGE; this comes from the coding sequence ATGTACAAACGGGTCAGACTGAAAGACACGGTGGAAGTACCGCCGGAGGCACTCGGCGACGTCTCGCCGGACCTCGTGAAGCGACTGCTGCAGGACAAACTCGAAGGCCGCATGGACGAGGAGGTGGGGAGCATCGTCTCCGTCACCGAAGTCCACGACATCGGCCAGGGGACGGTACTGCCCAACGAACCCGGCGTCTACTACGAGGCCGACTTCGACGCCGTCACCTTCGATCCGCAGATGCAGGAGGTCGTCGACGGGACGGTCGTCGAGGTCGTCGAGTTCGGCGCCTTCGTCGGGATCGGCCCCGTCGACGGGCTGCTCCACGTCTCCCAGATCAGCGACGAGTACCTCGCGTTCGACGGCGAGAACCAGCGCCTGTCCTCGAACGAGTCCGACCGCGCGCTCGGCGTCGACGACGCCATCCGGACCCGCATCGTCACCAAGAGCATCGACGAGCGCAACCCGCGCGACTCGAAGATCGGTCTCACGGCCAAGCAGCCGGGGCTGGGCAAGCACGCCTGGCTCGAGGAGGAACATGAAAAGCGCGAAGCGACCACCGCGACCGAGGGTGAATAA